AGGCCAACTTCCTCGCCTCGATGGTGAAGGAGTTCACCAAGGCCAACCCGGGCACCAAGGTGACCCTCGTGCCGGTGACCGCCTCCGAGAACGACTACTACACCAAGCTCCAGCTCATGATGCGCTCCCCCGCGACCGCGCCCGACCTGGTCTACGAGGACACCGCGCTCATCAACTCCGACATCGCGGGCGGCTACCTCAAGCCGCTGGACACCTACACCGCCAAATGGGCCGACTGGTCGCAGTACGCCAAGGCCGCCAAGGGCGCGGTGACCGGAGCCTCCGACGGCAAGACCTACGCCGTACCGGACGACACCGACACCCGCGGGATCTGGTACAACAAGCAGCTCCTCCAGAAGGCCGGGATCTCCGTGCCCTGGCAGCCGAAGACCTGGGCGGACGTGATCGCCGCCGCCAAGAAGATCAAGGCGAAGCTGCCCGGCGTCACCCCGCTGAACCTCTACACCGGCCAGGCGGGCGGCGAGGCCTCCTCCATGCAGGGCTTCGAGATGCTCCTGTACGGCACCCCGGCCGGCGACAAGTCGCTCTACGACGCCTCGCAGAAGAAGTGGGTCGTGGGCGGCCAGGGCTTCAAGGACGCACTGGACTTCGTGCACACCCTCTACAGCCAGGGGCTCGGTCCGGCCAAGGAGCAGGCGCTGGGCGCCAACTTCGGGACCGCCGTGGGCACCGAGCTCATTCCCGAGGGCAAGCTGGCGATCGACATCGACGGCTCCTGGATGCCCAACAACTGGAGCTCGTCGGCGGCCAAGCCGTGGACCGAGTGGCAGTCGGTGATGGGCACCGCGGCCATGCCGACCCAGAACGGTCAGGCGCCCGGCCGTACGAGCATGTCGGGCGGCTGGGCCTGGTCGATCCCGGCGAAGGCCAAGAACCCCGACCTGGCCTGGAAGTTCCTGTCGACCACACTCCAGACGAAAACCAACGCCGCCAAGTGGAACGCGACCAACGCGAACATCGCGGTGCGCACGGACGTCGCGTCGGACCCGACGTACCTGAACTCGGTGCCGACCAACAAGTTCTTCACGGAGCTGGTCGCCGACACCCACTACCGGCCCGGGCTGCCCGAGTACAACCAGGTCTCGACCGCGATCCAGAAGGCGATGGAGTCCGTGACGACCGGTCAGGCCTCCGTCGACAAGGCCGCCTCGACCTTCGATAACGATGTCAAGGCGGCGGTGGGCGACGACAAGACCGCGGAGGGCACTTCGTGACCGCCCTCGCTCCGGCGCCCCGCGGGACCGGCGGTCACCCCCGCCGGTCCCGCGGGGCGCCCGCCCTGGCCGTCCGCTCGCTGCTGCGCGGTCTGCCGACGGTCCCGGCCGTGGTCCTGCTGGCGGTGTTCCTGGCCGGTCCGATCGCGTACTGCGTGTACTACGCGTTCACCGACATGCAGCTCACCGGGGCCGCCGGCACCCACTTCGTCGGCGTCGACAACTTCACCAGGGCGTTCAAGGACACCGACTTCCTCAACGCGATGTGGCTGACCCTGCTGTTCGTGGTCGGCTCCGCGGTCATCGGCCAGAACACCCTCGGGCTCGCGCTCGCGGTCCTGACGCAGAAGGCCACCCAGCCGGTACGGGCCCTCGTCAACGGTGTGGTCATCGCCGCCTGGGTGCTGCCCGAGGTGGTCGCCGGCTATCTGATGTACGCCTTCTTCTACGACCAGGGCTCACTCAACTCGCTTCTGGACGCGGTGCATCTGCCGGACCAGAACTGGCTCTACACGATGCCGATCCTCGCGGTGTGCCTGGCCAACGTGTGGCGCGGCACCGCCTTCTCGCTGATGGTCTTCACCGCCGCCATCAACGACGTACCGCAGGAGCTGGTGGAGGCCGCCGAGATGGACGGCGCGGGCCCCTGGCAGCGGCTGTGGCGGGTCGTGCTGCCGGTCATCAGGCCCTCGATCCTGACCAACCTGATGCTGATCACGCTCCAGACACTCTCCGTCTTCGGGCTGATCTACACCATGACCCGCGGCGGCCCCGGCAACAAGAGCGAGACCCTGCCGATCTTCATGTACCAACAAGCCTTCCAGAACAGCCTGATCGGCTACGGCACCGCCATCGCCCTCGTCCTGCTGGTGGTCGGCGCCCTCTTCTCCGTCGTGTACATCCGGCTGCTGAAACTGGAGGACGACTGATGGCCGCCGTCGCCACTCCCCCCGCCCCGCCCGTCTCGAAGACGGTGCCGGCACCCGCCCCGAGTCCGCGCCGCGTGCGTCCCGGTCGCCTCGTGATCAACCTCGTCCTGATCGCCGTGTCGGTCCTGTACGTCCTGCCGCTGCTGTGGATGGTGCTCGCCTCGGTGAGCGACACCAACTCCTTCCGGCTGAAATGGCCTTCGGCGCTGACGCTCGACAACTTCGACGCGGTTCTCAACGTCGACACCACCTACCGGCCGATGCTCAACAGCCTGCTGCTGTGCGGCTTCGGCACGGCGGTGACCGTGGTGGCGTCGGTCCTGTGCGCCTACCCGCTCTCGCGTTACCGGTCCCGGGTACGCCGACCGTTCCTGTACACGATCCTGTTCTCCACCGGACTGCCCATCACCGCCGTGATGATCCCCGTGTACAGCATGTTCGTGCAGGTGAACCTGATCGACTCCATGCCGGGCACGACCCTGTTCCTGGCCGCGTCCGCGCTGCCGTTCGGGATCTGGCTGATGAAGAACTTCATGGACGGCGTGCCGATCGTCCTGGAGGAGGCCGCCCGTATCGACGGCGCGAACACCATGCAGGTGCTGTGGCGGGTGGTGCTGCCGCTGATGCGGCCGGGTGTCGTCGTGGTCACCATCTTCACGTTCATCGGCATGTGGGGGAACTTCTTCGTCCCCTTCATCCTGCTGCTGTCCCCGGAGAAACTCCCCGCGTCCGTCAGCGTGTTCACCTTCCTCTCCGCCCACGACCAGACGCAGTACGGGCAGTTGTCGGCGTTCTCGCTCCTCTACTCGCTGCCCGTGGTGATGCTCTACCTGCTGCTGGCCCGCAAACTCGGCGGCGGCTTCGCGCTCGGCGGCGCCCTCAAGGGCTGACCCGGACTCGTTCCCCCCACCTCGTAGTACTCGCACGGAGACGGAAACCCGATGCACAACGACCGTGAAGTCACCGAACAGCGGCTGGCCCGCGTGCTCAACGAGCGGATACGCCCCGCCGTCCATGCCCGGTCCGTCCCTCTCCACGTGGAGATCTGGAACGTCCCCGGCGAGCCGGTCCCGGTCCCCGAGGGCCTGGCGGCTCCTTACCGGCCGGCCCGGGTTGGCGAGTGGTGGGGTCCCGCCTGGTCCACGAGCTGGTTCAAGGTGAGCGGGACGATCCCGGCGGACTGGGCCGGCGAGACGGTCGAGGCCGTACTGGACCTCGGGTTCGCCACCCACTCCGCGGGCTTCTCCGCCGAGGGATTGGTCTACCGGCCGGACGGCACCGCGGTGAAGGCACTCAACCCGCGCAACATCTGGCTTCCGGTGGCCGAACGAGCCGCAGGCGGTGAGGAGTTCGCCGCCCACATCGAGGCCGCCGCCATCCCGGTCGTCATGCACACCGCTCCCGGCGAGCTCGCGTTCGGCCCCACGTC
This portion of the Streptomyces canus genome encodes:
- a CDS encoding extracellular solute-binding protein translates to MRSRIVTAAAFTAATALAATGCGSGSSGSSAKSIKVVYWQNLDSTNKLQANFLASMVKEFTKANPGTKVTLVPVTASENDYYTKLQLMMRSPATAPDLVYEDTALINSDIAGGYLKPLDTYTAKWADWSQYAKAAKGAVTGASDGKTYAVPDDTDTRGIWYNKQLLQKAGISVPWQPKTWADVIAAAKKIKAKLPGVTPLNLYTGQAGGEASSMQGFEMLLYGTPAGDKSLYDASQKKWVVGGQGFKDALDFVHTLYSQGLGPAKEQALGANFGTAVGTELIPEGKLAIDIDGSWMPNNWSSSAAKPWTEWQSVMGTAAMPTQNGQAPGRTSMSGGWAWSIPAKAKNPDLAWKFLSTTLQTKTNAAKWNATNANIAVRTDVASDPTYLNSVPTNKFFTELVADTHYRPGLPEYNQVSTAIQKAMESVTTGQASVDKAASTFDNDVKAAVGDDKTAEGTS
- a CDS encoding carbohydrate ABC transporter permease, with the protein product MTALAPAPRGTGGHPRRSRGAPALAVRSLLRGLPTVPAVVLLAVFLAGPIAYCVYYAFTDMQLTGAAGTHFVGVDNFTRAFKDTDFLNAMWLTLLFVVGSAVIGQNTLGLALAVLTQKATQPVRALVNGVVIAAWVLPEVVAGYLMYAFFYDQGSLNSLLDAVHLPDQNWLYTMPILAVCLANVWRGTAFSLMVFTAAINDVPQELVEAAEMDGAGPWQRLWRVVLPVIRPSILTNLMLITLQTLSVFGLIYTMTRGGPGNKSETLPIFMYQQAFQNSLIGYGTAIALVLLVVGALFSVVYIRLLKLEDD
- a CDS encoding carbohydrate ABC transporter permease, translated to MAAVATPPAPPVSKTVPAPAPSPRRVRPGRLVINLVLIAVSVLYVLPLLWMVLASVSDTNSFRLKWPSALTLDNFDAVLNVDTTYRPMLNSLLLCGFGTAVTVVASVLCAYPLSRYRSRVRRPFLYTILFSTGLPITAVMIPVYSMFVQVNLIDSMPGTTLFLAASALPFGIWLMKNFMDGVPIVLEEAARIDGANTMQVLWRVVLPLMRPGVVVVTIFTFIGMWGNFFVPFILLLSPEKLPASVSVFTFLSAHDQTQYGQLSAFSLLYSLPVVMLYLLLARKLGGGFALGGALKG